In the genome of Pseudoliparis swirei isolate HS2019 ecotype Mariana Trench chromosome 3, NWPU_hadal_v1, whole genome shotgun sequence, one region contains:
- the LOC130191277 gene encoding histone H3.1-like has translation MARTKQTARKSIGGKPPQKPLLARAARKSAPPAGGQKKPRRFRPGTVALREIRRYQKSTELLILKLPFQRLVKEIAQDLKTDLRFQMSAILALQESCEAYLVGLFEDTNLCAIHAKRVTIMPKDIQLARRIRGEHP, from the coding sequence ATGGCCAGAACCAAGCAGACCGCCCGGAAGTCCATCGGAGGAAAACCTCCCCAGAAGCCGCTGCTGGCCAGAGCCGCCCGGAAGAGCGCCCCGCCCGCCGGCGGACAGAAGAAGCCCCGCCGCTTCCGGCCCGGTACCGTGGCTCTGAGGGAGATCCGCCGCTACCAGAAGTCCACCGAGCTGCTGATCCTCAAGCTGCCCTTCCAGCGCCTGGTGAAGGAGATCGCTCAGGACTTAAAGACCGACCTGCGCTTCCAGATGTCCGCCATCCTCGCGCTGCAGGAGTCCTGCGAGGCGTACCTGGTCGGCCTGTTCGAGGACACCAACCTGTGCGCCATCCACGCCAAGAGGGTCACCATCATGCCCAAGGACATCCAGCTGGCCCGCCGCATCCGCGGAGAGCACCCTTAG